The Treponema phagedenis DNA segment ATTGTTTTTACTTGCGATAGACCTATTAAAGAACTTAAGAATTTTTCAGAGCGTTTAAAATCACGATGTACACGCGGTTTGAATGTAGACTTAACTATGCCATCTTTTGAAACTCGTTGCGCAATCTTAATAAAAAAACTTGAAATTTACAATAAATCAAATCCCGATAAAAATATCAAAATTTCAGATGAAATTATTCACCTTATTGCACAAAATGTTTTTTCAAATGTAAGAGATTTGGAAGGCTGTTTAACAAAAATTATTGCATTCACTGAAATTTCAGGAGAGGTAACTATAGATATTATACCAGATTTACTAAAAGACTTTTTTTATCTTCCCAAACCAAAAAACGTCAGCGTGGATATAATTTTGAGAGTTGTTGCGGAAGATTTTAATATCTCATATGTGGATTTAAAAAGCAAAAAAAGAACTAAAACTATTGCTTATCCGCGACAAATAGCTATGTATCTTGCGCGGCAAATGACGGAATTATCAACAACGGAGCTCGGTATTGAATTCGGCGGAAGAGATCATACAACAATTATTCACGGAGTAGAAAAAATCGAAAATGAGATTTTGATCAATCCGTCGTTACAAGCAAATTTAAACTCTCTCAAAAATACCATTTCCGAATTATCAAAAAAATAGGATAAACTCTGTATTTCTTTTGTAAAATATGTTAATATATCGTTAATATTTGTGGATAAGTTTTAAATTTTATATAAGCTTGTGAATTTGTGGATAAACCAAACAAATTATCCACAAGCTTATATACAAGCTAAGTTAATGAAATACAATACTTTAGTTTTGTTCTTAAGAAATTCACAGGACTTACTATTACTATTACTAAATTTATATATTATACATTAATATTAAGAAGAGAAAATCGAGGAGAAAAAAATGAAATTTACCTTTGATAAAGATGTATTCTTGAAAGAATTAGCCATTGCACAAGAGATTATCTCAAACAAAACAGCCATATCTATTCTTTCAAATGTTTTACTTACAGCCAAAGAAGGAAGCTTAATACTTAAAGCAACCGACATTAAAGTAAATTTTGAAACAAAAATTCCTGTAGACATACAGGAAGAAGGCTCTACTACTGTTTTTTGTGATAAATTTGTCAGTGTTATTTCTTCTCTTCCTCAGGGAGAAATTGAAATCACCGAAAAAGATCAAAAACTGATTATAACATCAGTAGCAAAAAAAGCGAAATTTCAACTTCGAACAATTTCAGACAATGACTTCCCGGTATTCTCTGAACCAGATAATATTCAATTTTTTGAAATCAATACAAAAGATTTTAAAGAGATGATAGAACAAACCGTTTTTTCAGTTTCAGATGATGAAACTCGTTATTTTATGAACGGTGTCTATATGGAGAAAAAAAATGAAAACCTTATCTTTGTCGCAACAGACGGACGAAGACTTGCATATATCGAAAAAAACTTTGGCATTACTATTCCCGACTTTAAAGGAATTATTATCCCTCCAAAAATTCTCTCTATTATAAACAGAAGAACTCAAAACGAAGGTTCAATAGCTATTGGCGTAGGAGAAAAAAACATATTCTTCAATTTCGGATCATATAAATTCTCTTCCGTCCTTATAGACGGACAATTTCCAAATTATGATAAAGTTATACCTGAAAATCAAGATAAATCTTTTGAAATTGAAAAGTCGGAATTAACCGATGCTTTAAAACGCGTTGCTTTATTAGTTGAACAAAAAACAAGAAGAATTTTCTTTAATCTTAATTCCGGCTCTCTTATTATCAGTTCTGAAGAAAATGAGTTAGGGCAAGCAAAAGAAGAAATTCCCTGTCAATATGAGGGAGATGAAATAGTAATGGCTTTAAATTATTTATATGTTGAAGAGCCTTTAAAAGTGATAAATTCTGACCGCATAAAAATAGAATTTACTGATCCTATGCGTGCTATCACTCTGCGTGCAGAACCTAATAAAGATTTTTTTCATATTATAATGCCAATGCAAATAGAGTAGGATATGCCCTTTCTTACAATCTCTCTTGTAAATTTTCGCAACTTATCAAATAAACCGATAGATTTATCAGCTCCGGAAGTTTTTTTAATAGGAAAAAACGGGCAAGGAAAAACCAATCTACTTGAAAGCTTGTACATTGCTTCTTACGGCAATTCTTTTAGAACGCGCACAGATTCTGAAATTTATACTACCGGCACAAATGAATACAGCATTCGAGCAATGTATAAAGCGGAAAAAACCGATTCAATTTCCATTATTTCAAAAAACGGAAAAAAACAAATAGAAAAAAATTTAAAAAAAATACGATCTCGTAAAGACTTGGTAAACGCCATTCCTTGTGTACTTTTTTTTCATAACGATTTAGATTTTGTGGTCGGCTCTCCCGAAAGGCGAAGGTTTTTTATAGACCAATCTCTTTCAATGTATAATCCGTTTTATCTTGATCTTTTACAAAAATACACTGTTCTATTAAAAACAAAAAATAAAGAAATTAAAGAGCAAAAAAGAGTTTTATTAGACAGCCTTGATGTGCAAATTGCCTCTGTTGGCTTTGAAATTATCAGCTACCGAAAAAAAACAATCGATGAGTTTAATACCATTTTTTCGGATATTTATGAAAAGGTCAGCGGCATTGATAATGTAAGAATTGAGTATAAACCTTCGTGGAAACATTCATCAGCTGAAGAAGTTATGGCACATCTTGCGGCAAGAAGGGAAAAAGATATTCTTTTAGGAACCTGCATGTCGGGGCCGCATCGTGATAAAATTCACTTTGTACGAAATAACGAACTTTTTATTTCTACCGCATCAACGGGACAGCTTCGTTTAATTTCTCTTGTATTAAGAACCGCACAAGCATTGTTTTTTACAAAGATTACCGGAAAACTGCCTATTTTACTGATGGATGATGTACTTCTTGAGCTTGATCCTGATAAAAGAAAATCATTTACCGATCTTTTACCAAAATATGATCAGCTTTTTTGTACATTTTTACCAGGCGAACCGTATAAAAAATATGCAAAAGAAAAAACCTTAATTTATTTTGTTTCAAACGGAGAATTTCATGCAGAATAAAATAAAAAAAATTGCTGATTTGATCATTCCCGCTACAAAACAAATAGAGTGTTTTTATGAATCCGATGCTTTACAGGCATATAATGCATGGGTTGAAATTGTAGGAGAAAATATTGCATCTCACAGTGAGCTCACTGATATAAAAAACGGACAAGCAATAATTACTGTAGACCATTCCGGCTGGAGTCAACAAATTCTTTTAAAAAAAGAAAAAATTCTTGAGATATTTACAAAAAAATATCCTCAGTTAAACATCACCGGACTCAGTATTTTTGTAAAATCAGAAATTAAAGATGAATATAAAAAAGAAAGAAAATTTTATAAACCTTCCGCTAAAGAAATAAAAGAATTTGAAAATGATGAAATAAAAAAAGATCTGCCTCCAGAACTTAAAAAGAAGTTTAAAAGTTTAAAAAAAGCAATACAGAAAAGTTATAAAAAAGAATAGTTTATTTTTCAGTCAATAACACCATATTTTCACGAAAGAAGCAAGATTTTTTAATAAAACAAAGCTTAAAAAATTTTATAAAGAAAGAGCCCGACACGGCACAAGGGCGAAGTTTTGAAAATTTACTTTAACTTCGCCTACGAGTTTTACCTGTTTACAACAACGGATCAGGTAAAACATCGTTTTGAATTTAGCAACGGTGAGTAATTTACCATAGCAATGTTGAATCCAGTATTTTTGATGTCAATAACCAGTGAATATTTCACCCCTAAAGGGGGTTAATTTTGCAATGAAAATTGCACCCCTTAACACATCGAGTTATCCTGCTTTTGCATCTTTAAGTAAGAATTCATAAATCAAGTCAATAACTACTTGAGGCAGGTCTCCGGTTCGTCCAACCGTATCGGTTCGGTATATATCATCGAGCGGTACAATCGGATAGAATTCATCATGTATTAAAGCGCGTATACCATGTTTTTGTGAAATCAATACATTTACCGTTGTGCCTGCGCCGAATTTATTCTGCTCAATTTTAAACAAATGGTTTTTGATTGAGATGGTAGAACCGCTTGAAAGCTTGCGCGTAATAACCGATGACAACAGTTTATCAAGATCGAGTGTTTTTGGCGTCGGTACAAACATTGAATATGAATCGCAGGCCGAAACACCAAACTGTTTGTTGAAAATACCGATATACTCTTTTAAGAATTGATTCGCTTGCTCTATGGTTGTAATTCCGCGTCGTGCAAATTCAACAGGGAGTCGGCTTTGTAAAGTTTGCCATAATCGCTCAACACGTCCTTTTGCTTGTGATGAATGAGCCGGGAACATATCGATTCCTAAGTACTTGATAATTTTGCCGAATTGTGTTACTTGTTCCTCGGTTCCTTGTAATTGCTCCTCAATGGATAACTGTTTTTTTGCATTAACAAAAAAAACGCTACACTTATCCGGATAAAGAGCGGCAGGGAGTCCATAATTTTCGAGTGTCTGCCGCAGAACTTCTAAATATCCGAGCAGGCACTCGTTTTTGCATAAATAAAGACCGGTAATCATTCCGCGCGCATCATCAATAAAAGCATGTAATGCGGATTTTTCTTTCCCGCCGAACCAAGGAAACGGGGTTGCGTCCACTTGCAACAGCTCTCCGAAGCAAGCTCTTCTCTCGCGCGTTTTATGCACCTTCTTTCGTGTTCGTCTTTTCTTTGGTGAACAAATTCCATGTGATAACAGAATACGGCGCAGAGTCGAATATGACAGCTGCAATTGATATTCTTCAGTTACTATTTCATGAAAATGCAAAAAATTGCTTTTTGACAATGCGGGATCGCTTCGCAGCGCAAGTAATCGCTGCTCAATTTCTTTCGAGGTCTTCTTTGCAGAGGGACGCTGACTGTTGCCATGCAGCATTGCTGCTAAACCCTTTTCTTTGAACGCCTTTTTTAATTGCTGTACGCGTCTTCGTGAAAGGTTTAATCGAAGCGCAGCTTGTTGTACCGTACATCTCCCCTCTAAGCAGTTGGCGATAACATGTCCTCGTGTAATTTGATCAATGCTCATAAATAATTTCATTCCTCCAGTGTAATGTAATAAGTCAATAATTTCACCTCGGTAAAATATAGGGGCGAAATATTCATTGAAAACTTATAGGGGTGAAATTATCACAGATTAAAGACAACCAGTATTTTTGATTGACAGATGAAAAATCGTCCTTTATAATTCTTATAATGCGTCAACGCATTAAACATTACCTTTTTAGGAGGCGTTTTATGAATCCATTGGATTTATCTCAGTATCCGGCAGAGCCGTTTAAAATTAAGGCGGTTGAGCCGGTCGCGGTAATTTCAAAAGAAATGCGCGAAAAAGCTATGGCTGAAGCCGGTTATAATACGTTTAACCTGCGTTCTGAAGATTGTTATATAGACCTTCTGACTGATTCGGGAACAAATGCAATGAGCGATCAACAGTGGGCCGGAATAATGATCGGTGATGAGGCGTATGCGGGATCGCGTAACTGGCTGTATTTGGAATCTACGATCAAAGAGTTAATGGGTTTTGCTCATGTGGTTCCCACTCATCAGGGGCGAGGCGCTGAAAATATTCTTTCAACAATAGCTATTAAACCCGGTCAGTATGTTGCAGGAAATATGTACTTTACCACAACTCGTTATCATCAGGAAAGAAACGGCGGAATTTTCGTAGATATTATCAGAGACGAAGCTCATGATGCAGGTTTAAATGTACCTTTTAAAGGAAATATTGACCTCAAAAAATTAGAGAATCTTATTAAAGAAAAAGGTGCGGAAAATATTGCATATATTTGTCTTGCCGTTACGGTAAACCTTGCCGGCGGGCAACCTGTGTCGATGGAAAATATGCGAGCGGTACGCGAAATTACTAAAAAACACGGCGTAAAAGTATTTTATGATGCAACTCGTTGTGTAGAAAATGCGTACTTTATCAAAGAACAGGAAGAAGGCTATCAGAATAAATCAATTAAAGAAATCGTGCACGAAATGTTTAGCTATTCCGACGGCGCAACTATGTCCGGTAAAAAGGATTGTATTACCAATATTGGCGGATTTTTGGCATTAAATGATGATGAGCTTTTTGGTAAAGCAAAAGAAATTGTCGTTGTTTTTGAAGGTATGCCTTCGTACGGCGGAATGACCGGACGGGATATGCAGGCAATGGCAGTCGGTTTACGAGAATCGGTACAGGATGAGTATATTGAGTATCGAGTAAAGCAGGTTCGTTATCTTGGTAATCTTTTGCTCGCTGAAAAAATCCCGATTATTGAGCCGATCGGCGGACATGCGGTTTTCCTTGATGCACGGCGGTTCTGCCCGCACTTAAAGCAAGAACAATTCCCCGCGCAATCTTTGGCCGCTTCTTTGTACATGGATTCGGGTGTTCGTTCGATGGAGCGCGGTATTGTATCAGCAGGACGCGACCCGAAAACAGGCGAAAATCATATGCCGAAGCTTGAGACAGTACGTTTGACAATTCCCCGACGAGTTTATACCTATAAGCACATGGATGTTGTAGCGGATTCGGTTGTAAGACTTTATAAACATAAAGAAGATATTCGTCCTTTGAAATTTGTATATGAGCCAAAACAGCTGAGATTCTTTACCGCAAGATTTGCTTACGCAGATTAAAAGATAAAAATAAACTAAACTTCATAATTCGGTAGTATATCAAAATCTGATAATTACCGAATTATGTTTATCTTCTGTTGTAATATGTTTTAATTAAAAATAAAATATTTTATCTAAATTAAAAACAAAACTAAGGAGAAAACATTGGGTAATGAAAAAAAATTTCAATCAAAATGGGGATTTATTCTTTCATGCGTAGGTTCTGCCGTCGGTATGGCTAATGTATGGGGATTCCCATACCGAATGGCGGCCAATGGAGGAGGGGCTTTTCTTTTAGTATATATTCTTTTTGTTGCTCTTTTTAGTTATGTAGGTTTATCTGCGGAATACGGGGTAGGAAGAAGATCGGGAACAGGAACCTTGGGGTCATATAGATTCGCTTGGTCGACGCGCAATCAAGGAACGGTCGGATCTGTTATAGCTTGGCTTCCTTTAGCAGGCTCAATGTGTATTGCAATAGGATATGCAGTTATTGTTGCTTTAGTTCTGAAAGGTTTGGTTACTTCGGTTTCTGGTTCTTTATTCAGCTATACTTCGCAAGTTGTAGACGGAGTAACAAAATCCGGTTCTGAAATTTGGTTTGGTGAAAGCGCTTTTACTCCTTATGGATTACTTCCGTATCACATTGTTATTGTAATCGGAACACTTTTGACGCTTGTCTTAGGGGCAAAGAGTATTGAAAAAACAAATAAAGTAATGATGCCCTTATTCTTTATCCTTTTTTTAATTCTTGCTGTTCGTGTTTCTTTTTTACCGAATGTGGGAGAAGGATACAAGTATATGTTTATTCCGCGTTGGGAATATCTTGCAAAACCTTCAACCTATATTTGGGCAATGGGACAAGCATTCTTTTCTCTGTCAATTACCGGCAGCGGAATGATTGTGTATGGAGCTTATTTGCCTGAAACGGAAGATTTAGTCGGCGGGGCAATACAAACTGCACTTTTCGATGCTTTAGCGGCAATTATTGCGGCATTGGTTATTATTCCTGCAACGTTTTCGTTTAATGCAGAGGAAATAGCCGAAGTTGTTGCCGCAGGAGGAAGTATCCATGAGGTTGTAAACAAGGGTCCGGGGCTTCTCTTTATAACTTTGCCTGAATTATTAAAAACAATTCCGATGGGGCGCTTTTTTGCGATTGTATTGTTTTTAGCCGTAACTTTTGCCGGCATTACTTCCCTACAAAACATGTTTGAGGTTGTAGGAGAATCACTCATGCATCGATTCCCAAAACTTAAGCGAAATGCAATGTTAACTCTTCTTGCGGTAATCTGTTTAGGAATAGGAATAAACATGGAAGCCATTTATCAATGGGGATCGTGGATGGATATTATATCAATTTACATTATTCCGATCGGAGCGGTTCTGGGCGGTTTTTCATGGTTCTGGGTTTGGGAAAAAGATGATATGATGAAAGAAATTAACAAAGGTGCTGCACGGCAAATAGGAAGTTCATGGTTAAACCTTGGAAAATATCTCTATGTGCCCCTTGCGATTATTATTTGTGTTGCAGGCTTCTTTACCGGAGGCTTTTAAGCATAGGCTTTTACTGTTGAGACAAGGCAAGCGGATTATTTTAATTTGCTTGCCTTTTTTATTTTAAAATGAGATGTGTTCAAAAAGAAAGGGTGAGACTTTGCTACAGTCTTCCTGAGGGACGGAGTGCAATTCAATGCATAAGCGAAAAAAGCACTTAACACTATGGTAAGTTTGCTCACCGTTGCGCCGTGTCGGGCTCCTTTTTAATAAAATTGTATGGAAAACATCGGACACGCCAAAGCATCTTGTCCAGTAAAAAACTAAAATCGATGGGCTTAATGTCGGCTGCACATTGTTTGTGCGCTTTTATTAAAGGCTTGAAGAAGGCTCTATTTTTTGCTATACTGCATACGTTATGGAAGAAATTACAACCCCTGAGGGCGGAATCCTTATCCCTATTCCGATCGAAACTGAAGTAAAAAGAGCCTACATCGATTATTCAATGTCTGTTATCGTCAGCCGAGCATTGCCGGATGTGCGGGACGGTTTAAAGCCTGTTCATCGGCGTATTTTGTACTCAATGGAAGAAAAAGGTTTACGATATTCGGGGCCGACAAGAAAGTGTGCAAAAATTGTCGGTGATGTGCTTGGAAGTTATCATCCGCACGGAGACGCCTCTGTGTATGATGCGCTTGTTCGATTGGGACAGGACTTTTCTCTTCGGTATCCGGTTATTCACCCTCAAGGAAATTTCGGTACTATCGGCGGAGACCCCGCAGCTGCTTATCGTTACACGGAAGCAAAAATGGCAAAAATTGCCGAATCAATGGTCGAGGATATAAAAAAAGAAACTGTTGATTTTATTTCAAACTTTGACGATTCTACAAAAGAGCCGACGGTTCTGCCCGCAAAATTTCCTTTTTTACTTGCAAACGGTTCAAGCGGTATTGCGGTCGGTATGGCAACAAATATGCCGCCGCATAATTTACGCGAAATTGCTTCCGCTATCTCGGCATATATTGATAATCCGGAAATTACAATTGATGAGCTTTGCAAGCATATAAAAGGTCCCGATTTTCCCACCGGCGGTACTATTTTCGGTAAAAAGGGAATCCGCCAAGCATATAAAACAGGGCGCGGAAAGATTCTTGTCCGCGGTCGATTTACCATTGAGGTTGATAAAAAAGGGAAAGAAACAATTATCTTTACCGAAGTTCCTTATCAGGTAAATACCACAAATCTTGTTACAAGAATAGGCGAGCTTGCGCGTAACAAGGTGATTGACGGTATTGCAAATGTCAATGACGAGACATCGGATCGCACCGGTTTGCGTATTGTTATTGAATTAAAACGGGGTGCAATTACCAAAGTTGTGCTCAATCAGCTTTTTGCAAAAACAGTCTTACAATCATCGTTTGGTGTTATAAATCTTGCGCTTGTAGAGGGGCGTCCTCAAACTCTTACCTTAAAAGATTTAGTGAGGTGTTTTGTAAATCATCGAATTGAGGTTGTTACCAGAAGAACCCGATTTGATTTGCGAAAAGCCGAAGAGCGTGCGCATATTTTGCGAGCGTTAATTGTAGCGATTGACAATATCGATGAAGTAATTGCGATTATTCGCTCTTCCGCCGATACACCGACTGCAAAACTGAACTTGATGAAGCGGTTTGGTTTTGATGAAGTTCAATCGCAAGCAATCGTAGACATGCAGTTGAAGCGCTTAACAAACTTGGAAATAAAGGATTTGCGTAAAGAATTGGAGGAATTAGAGATTCTTATTGCGCATCTTAAAGACTTGCTTGAGCATCCGGAAAAAATTCGTGCACTGGTAAAAGATGAAACAAATGAAATCGCTGATAAATTCGGCGATGAGCGCAGAACCGATATTGTGGCCGATGAGGTTGAAGAGTTGAATATCGAAGACCTAATTCAAAAAGAAGAGATGGTGATTTTGATTTCAAACCTTGGCTATATTAAAAGAATCCCCGTTTCAGCATACAAGAGTCAAAATAGAGGCGGAAAAGGTTCAAACTCCGCAAATCTTGCAGAAGATGATTTTATTGACCAAATATTTACCGCCTCAACTCATGATTATATTATGTTTATTACGAACGAGGGAAAGGCTTATTGGCTCAAAGTTCATGAAATCCCCGAAGCAAGCAGAACAAGCCGAGGATCGCATATTAAATCGTTACTTTCCGTGTCGGGAGATGAAGAAATAACGGCGGTTGTTTCGTTAAAAGAATTTTCAGATTCTACATATTTATTGATGGCGACTGCTGCAGGTGTGGTAAAAAAAGTTACAACCGATAATTTTCAGAATGCAAAAACGCGCGGTATTATCGCTATTAAACTTGATGACGGCGATAAACTGGTCAGTGCCATATTGACAACCGGAAAAGATGAAATCATGCTTATTACGCGGCATGCACAAGCGCTGCGCATGACGGAAGAAGAAATCAGACCGCTTGGTAGAGCTTCGCGCGGAGTTGCGGGAATAAAACTTGCGCAAGGTGATGAATTGACCGGCGCACTTCGCGTTGCGGATAATCAAAAAATGTTGATAATGACTGAAAACGGTTACGGAAAACGTGTGGAATTCTCGGAATTTACTCCGCACGGAAGAGCAACCGGCGGACAAAGAATTTACACTCTGTCTGAAAAAACCGGAGAGGTTGTGGGACTTCTTACTGTTTTGGATGATGATGAGGTTGTCTGCATAACCGGACAGGGCAAAACTATTCGCGTCAACGTTGATTCCATCAGTATTATGGGAAGATCGGCGCAAGGTGTAAGAGTTCTTGACATTGAAAGCCCTGATATTCTGATTGGACTTGATGTTGTTGCAAGGGAAACAAACGAAGAAATTGGACAAACATCTTCGGAGAAAGCAATAAATACGGAACTCGATCTGGACGGAAGCGATTCCTAATCTTCTTTATGAGTCAAAAAAGCCGGCAATTGTGCCGGTTTTTTTATTGATACACGCCTAAGTTTTAAGAAAATACTTTTGCCTGTTCCTAAAGATAAGAAAAGTAATACTGTTAAATGATTTAATTCAAAAAAACACAGTCTAAAAATGTTTCACGTGAAACATTTTGATGGAGTGTAACAGTTATTTAATTTGACAAGGCAATTATTTTTAATTCATCTTATACAAAATCCTAAAAACTTTTATAAAAGAGACCGACACAACGCAACGGTGGGCAATTTACCATAGGAATGCAAAATCTGATTTTGACATTCGTGCCAAAACAACACCTGTGAGTTTTAAAAGCACTTGAAAAGAGTTGTGCTTTTAAAACATCGTTTCTGCATGGAAGCATCGCCATTCGTGGCTATTACTTCGGGAATGTTTAATTGGGTAAGCTTTATTATCGATGTATTTTCTAATAGTAACTTAATCACGAAACGTTATAATAGGGTAGCGATCTTTTGATATCTCAATTAGTTTTTTCGTTCATTTAACACAAATTGTAAAAAAAATTTATAAAAGAGAGCCAACATAAAACAATGGAAACAACTTATTAGAGGAATACTAAATCAGAGAATAATTCTATTAGTATAACAGTAACTTAATTACAAAGCATAATTAGTAATAGGAAAAGAAGGGGAGTTTTATTCTAAAAAGAAAAGTATTTAAAAACTGAAACTAATAGAGAGTAGATTCTCTTTTCGATTTCTTTTTTTTGGTGTTTTAATTTTTAAATAAATGGATTATTATTGTGGATAAGTTGTGTTTAAATTTTTTCTGTTCAGAGAATTTAGCAGATAATGTTTCACGTGAAACATTATCTGCTAAATAAATAAAAAGATTTCTGCTTAAAAGGTTGAAATTATTGCGTATTTGAGGTGTATTTAATGATTTTTTAATCTTATAAAATAAATATAAAAAAGTATTGAATTTTTTAATTGTGGATAACTTGTTAATAAAATATTCTGAATTAACAATATTCTGCTGTAAAAAAGAAAAAGATGGCTGAAGTAGTAAAAATCTCTTTATTTTCACGGAATTATACCTAATTTTCATTGATAATTTTCGATGTTCTGTCTTCTTGTAAAGTTCTGTCTACCAGATATGTTTTTATAAAATTTTTATATTTCTGAATATCTTGTGGATAACTTGTTAAAATTTTATGAAAAGATGTGGAAAATATGTTTTTATTGAGGGTATCAATGACCAGCGAATTGTATCTTACTCTTACGCGTGTGAACGCCCTGCCTGCATAATGGCAGGCGGTCTGCGGATTTGGTATTCCTATGGTAAATTATTCACCCTTGCGAAATTCCAAACGATGTTTTAAAGCATCAACATAAAACTGTAAAATTGAAGTTTAAAAACTCGTTGGCAAAGTTAAAGTAAATTTTCAAAACTTCGCCCTTGTGCCGTGTCGGGCTCATTTTTTATACAATTGTTTACGGTTCGTATGATTAAAAAGTCTTGCTCTTGTTGTGTTTTTCTCTTGCTTTGTTGCGGCTCTATCAGTAAAATGGTATTCTTATAGAAGAAGGAGTTTGCAATGACGAAAAAATCTTTTCGGCAAGTTGCTGCCGGCATTCCGTGGTGGCTGGTGATTATAAGTTTTTTAGGGCTTTATTTTTTGGTTGCGGCATTAGTAAATGAATCGTATCGCAGTATATTTTTTGCCGTGGCAAGCGGACTTATCACAACACTTTTGGTTGCGATAGTTGCATACATCCTTTCAATATTTTTCGGCCTGCTTTTGGGGCTTGCCCGTGCCTCGCATATCCGCTGGCTGAAAGAGCTTGTCACCGTATACATTGAGCTGGTGCGCGGGCTGCCGATGCTTGTTATCCTCTATTATATTGCCTTTGTTGCAGTTCCCGCGATCTCCTCCGTTTTGAATGCGGTTTTCGCACCGTTAATCAATGCGGAAATTATGGAGGGCTTTTCGCCTCGAAGTTTCAGCTTTGCGCTGCGGGCAATTATCGCTTTAGTACTCGGCTATTCCGCC contains these protein-coding regions:
- the gyrA gene encoding DNA topoisomerase (ATP-hydrolyzing) subunit A; this translates as MEEITTPEGGILIPIPIETEVKRAYIDYSMSVIVSRALPDVRDGLKPVHRRILYSMEEKGLRYSGPTRKCAKIVGDVLGSYHPHGDASVYDALVRLGQDFSLRYPVIHPQGNFGTIGGDPAAAYRYTEAKMAKIAESMVEDIKKETVDFISNFDDSTKEPTVLPAKFPFLLANGSSGIAVGMATNMPPHNLREIASAISAYIDNPEITIDELCKHIKGPDFPTGGTIFGKKGIRQAYKTGRGKILVRGRFTIEVDKKGKETIIFTEVPYQVNTTNLVTRIGELARNKVIDGIANVNDETSDRTGLRIVIELKRGAITKVVLNQLFAKTVLQSSFGVINLALVEGRPQTLTLKDLVRCFVNHRIEVVTRRTRFDLRKAEERAHILRALIVAIDNIDEVIAIIRSSADTPTAKLNLMKRFGFDEVQSQAIVDMQLKRLTNLEIKDLRKELEELEILIAHLKDLLEHPEKIRALVKDETNEIADKFGDERRTDIVADEVEELNIEDLIQKEEMVILISNLGYIKRIPVSAYKSQNRGGKGSNSANLAEDDFIDQIFTASTHDYIMFITNEGKAYWLKVHEIPEASRTSRGSHIKSLLSVSGDEEITAVVSLKEFSDSTYLLMATAAGVVKKVTTDNFQNAKTRGIIAIKLDDGDKLVSAILTTGKDEIMLITRHAQALRMTEEEIRPLGRASRGVAGIKLAQGDELTGALRVADNQKMLIMTENGYGKRVEFSEFTPHGRATGGQRIYTLSEKTGEVVGLLTVLDDDEVVCITGQGKTIRVNVDSISIMGRSAQGVRVLDIESPDILIGLDVVARETNEEIGQTSSEKAINTELDLDGSDS
- a CDS encoding amino acid ABC transporter permease, producing MTKKSFRQVAAGIPWWLVIISFLGLYFLVAALVNESYRSIFFAVASGLITTLLVAIVAYILSIFFGLLLGLARASHIRWLKELVTVYIELVRGLPMLVILYYIAFVAVPAISSVLNAVFAPLINAEIMEGFSPRSFSFALRAIIALVLGYSAFIAEIFRAGIESVDKGQVEAASALGLTKTQTMIHIILPQATRNILPALANEFIAVIKDSSLVSVLGVQDITQIGKVYSSATFLFFETYNVVAFFYLCLTISLSIAVRRLERKLKKGKR